The region cccaacaatgaaaatgttctcatcatttactcaccctcatggcatcccagatgtgtctgactttctttcttcagcagaacacacaaatttttagaaaaatagctcagctctgtaggtccatacaatgcagtgaatggtgatcagaccttttgtagctccaaaaatcacataaaggacacataaaagtaatccatatgacagagcacaagtccatatcttcagaagcaatgtaataggtgtgggtgagaaacagaacaatatttaagtaatttgtttactctaaatctccactttcactttcagatgtgaaagtgaaactaaacaggcaccacatgtgatgttcagatgtgaaagtggagatttagagtaaaaaaactgacatacatttttatctgtttatcacccacacctattatattgcttctgactatatggatttaaccactggagtcgtatggatttcttttatgtttgctttgcgatttttggagctacaaagttctggccaccattcacttgcactgtatggacctacagagctgagatattcttctaaaaatcttcatttgtgttctgctaaagaaagaaggtcatacacatttcgaatggcatgagggtgagtaaattgagagaattttcattttggggtgaactatcccattataGTTAAAGATATGTCCCAAAATAGTTCCACTGCTTGTACTTTTGTTAACTCAGAGCAGGAGAACGTTCCTAAATCCAAATCACTTGAGAGGAAGGAGGCTGTAGGTGAACTACCTGAAGTGTGTGCAGTTGTTGAGGTGGCAACGGAGAGCAATGAACCTGCTGTTAGCTCCTCTAAAGTGTCTTACCCCATCCAGGACTCCCATGTTTCATACCACAGTGGTAGGGGTCTTGTATTTAGTCTATCCCTATTGTGTATTCCCCACAGGAGTCATAAATGACTTATTactattaattaaatattatatggtGTTTCCATACCGTCAGGCTGAATGGTTCCcatagcatttccacttgaacaCGGTTTGGTATGATACGATTACAAACCATTCCCCATCGAGATTTCTAAGCACAGTTAGCTAACTGTGCTTAGGACTGAGAACCATACTGAGAAGAACTGCACTCATTATTGGTCACTTGtccagtcagtccattctaatatTGATTTTGCAGTACCATGGAAAAATAAACTGTAATCATGTCAACGATCCTTGTAACAATAAGTACAGAACGGCACAGTTCGGCAACAGTAACCGTTCAGCCCAAGGTGGAAAAGCACCTATTGTTTTTCACAAATACAACTGCACATCATAGATTTTAACATCACTAATTTACCTCAACAGAGAGTGACTCTGAGAGCACATACAGTGATGAAGACTTGGTACAGGTATGAATGTAAATTGGAAACATTtcgggaatagttcacccaaaaataaaaatactttcatcactgactcaccctcatgccatcccagatgtatattactttctttcatctgctgaacacaaagatttttagaagaatatttcaactctgttggtccattcaatgcaagtgaatggtgaccagaactttgaagctccaaaatgcacataaaggcaacataaaagtaatctgtacaactccagtgattaaatccatgtcttcagaagcaatatgataggtgtagatgagaaacagatcaatattatgtccttttttactataaattctcctccctgcccagtaggtggcgatatgtatgaagaataCGAATCGCCAGAAATAGAAAAAGGACTCATAGGGGAGTAGAGAGCACTTAGGAGGACTTAAATAtaatgatctttttctcacccacactcatattacctctgaagatatggattaaaccactggagttgtaaggattactttttgtttaaaaagtaaaaatgttgcctttgtgctttttggagcttcagtgttctggtcaccattcacttgcattgaatgggccaacaaagctgaaatattcttctaaaaaaatcttcatttgtgttctgcagaagaaagtaagtctgggatggcatgagggtgagtaaattatgaattttcattttgaggtgaactatccctttaagcattagCCTTTAAATCAAAAGAACGTGAGAAACACAAAATCAGTCAAGTGTGTGCAAATTTTCACTGGTAGTGTATTGTAAACCATAGAAACATGAAGTACCTACTGTCATCAAGTCAAAgtactaattttttatttttatttttaacttttcccCCTGCAGCTGCCTCAGGACTTGTCCTTAAATGCTTCACAGAGATCATCGTGCGGTTCTGTGTTAAGGATCCCACCTTCAGCTCAGTCCTCATTTATCACATCAGGGAAAACTAATTTGAGAGTGACCAGCTGCAGAGAAGACTCACCCCTTATAGCCTATAACACTGCTCCATGGTTTCCCTTGCTGCTTGGTTTCCAAAATGTCACCGATGTGCAACTCTCAACACCAGCCCCCACACCAGAGCTCACCAGCAGCCCAACTTCTCGGGCAAACATAATAGCTAAAGCTATGGACCTCTCAGTTTCGTCACGCAAAGCTTTATAATACAGAGACTTGAAGTTCACAGCCTGCTGCTATTCAGCTGATAAGATACCCTACCTGAAatgtttgaagggatagttcactcaaaaattgtcattatttactaacttGTTTTGTTcgaaacccgtatgactttttttctcacTTGCAATTCAAAATGAGACATTAGGGTCTGACAACCTCACCTACCATTCGCTTTCTTTGTATGGACAAAAATCAGAATGAGCATTGTTCAAAATGTCTTatttgttccatgaaagaaagtaatatggtcttggaacaatatgaggttgACTAAATGACagcagaatttccatttttgggtgaactaatccattTTAAACGGGTATTCACAGCTTTACAAACCAAAGGGAGAGTTTCAAGCATGCTAAATCAGTTTGACTAGAACACTAGAAATATGTGGATATTTCTGAAATAATGTAAATTGCAGAACACTACCTCATTATCTAATGATAGGTAACTTGAACTACTTCAGATTGAAGGTGATCTGTGCAACTTTGATCACAGAACTTAATGTCGTTGTAAGCTATTGATAATGTCTCATGCAGTGTTTGGAGAGGAACAAAGTGCATGTTAAGTGTAGAATGACGAATATGGTCAAACATGACGTGTTTGACACTTGTTGAAAGAATTGAGGGGTCCAAAAGCAGATGAAAcagcacaaaataaaattaaaaaaaacatcaaaaaatgaaattaaaaagaaCAGTAgctagggattttttttttaggaagatATGCAATGTTTTTACAGGCTGTAGCACAGGTTTGAAAGAGTTTTTGATTGAAATACTGAAGTTTTCATGTGCATTTTCATATGATGTAGAGCGGTTCAGtcatgacatcaatttgtaggcctACCCGGAAGGCTGTTTCACTATGGGCTCCCTCTGGAATTCGTAGGGGGTTTTTAGaatagttgtttttattttatacacattGAAAAATGTGATGAACATTACTTGCAGACTTTCACATTTAGTTTTACCTGAATTACGCAGTATGACTGTATACTTtcttgttgtagaacaaaacgtgaaaATCTATTCAAGCAATATTAACTACAGACCTTGTTTTACTCCTAAATCGAAAACAgctattcttaaagggatagttcacccaaaaatgaaaattctctcatcatttactcaccctcatgtcattccagatgtgtatgacttacattcttctgctgagcacaaagatttttagaagaatatctctgtaggtcctcacaatgcaagtgaatgggtgccaaaattttgaagctccaaaaatcaaataaaagcagcataaaggtaatccataagattccagtggttaaatccatatcttctgaagtgatataagtgtgggtgagaaacagatcaatatttaagtccttttgtttttggtgatttgcattctttgtgcatattgcaccctactgggcaggaaggagaatttatggtaaaaactgacttaaatattgatctgtttctcacccatacccacatcatattgcttcagaatctTATGAATAGATCTTATGGATTCTATCACAGTATCTTTATGCTGTGTGTGCATTTTGAAGCTTccaaattttgaattgcattgtgaggacctgcagagctgaaatattcttctaaaatcttcatttgtgttctgcagaagaaaaagtcatacacatttgggatggcatgagggggagtaaatgatgagagaatattcatttttgggtgaactatccctttaaaacccattgtaaattccagagggaacctgtagctcaaaaatgctaattctcttcctGGTTTATGGATTACAAAACAGCTCTACAGTAACTTATATATGGAGTGACATTTTGGTAATAGTGTTTTTATGAATTTGATGTTTTCACTACACTGTAATAATACTATTGAATCTGGAGACAGTGTTCCAGTATTTTAACTGCTACTTTAGGATCAGTTCTCCAATATGAATGGGTCTGGAAATACTTGAATAGAGAAGCTCAACTAATTACAATCATGTGTTGTcagttttcatttgtgttctgaaaggATCTTGTTAGATGTAACTATTTTTTATACAACTTATGTATCACTAATGTGCATAATAAAAAACAGCACTAAGGTTTAAAAGCAAATCTAAAAACATGTTTATTGTAGTGTCATAATACAAAATTTTTTCAACACTCAATTGTTGGATGTATACTAAAACAGTGGTTCAAAGTGTTAGTAGTGGTACTAGATAAAATGATGAGTGATGTGCAGTGGCAATAAAAATCACTGGTTAACATCTCTCATGATTGAAGAGAGAAGGTGTTTTAATGTGGCCTCAATGGCACACTGGATTAGTTTTCTcagattttatattttcattcttCTGTCTCcttttttgtctacaattattttACTTGGCACTTTTACAAGGTCAGTGGTGTACAATTCCATGTTATTAATGGTGCATAATTTATAACAGAACATTGTACATCTGTTAAACAGGCTTACTACAATGCTCCTTATTGAATTACAAGTACTGATTGCAACATGTTTCATTAAATTGAGAACATACAATACAGTGTAGTACAGCTAATATAACATTTGTCAATCAATATGCAGTCTGAAGCGAAACGCCTCTCAAATAAGATGAACACAGATAAATTAACATGGCTTGTGCTTTCTTATATCAAAGTAAAATTGAATATTATAGCTCTTGAATCTTAAAATCAAAGTTCAAGCTTTTATCTTTAAAGGTTAGACCCGTGTACAGACTGgttgtaattatttaattgttttagaaAACCATTGCGAGTGAGATTGTAAAAATTGTCATTCCCATACATAATTGTTTGGGACTttgtaacaaaatatattttagatcACTCGAAATGGTGGGCAGAGACAATCCAGACCACCAGTCTGGAATATGTAAAAACAAAAGGTTTACTTCTCAAAGTATGGCAAATAAAAGAACTTGAATCCTCTTCGCCCCCTAACTGCACAGCTTATATAGATCACATGATACACtgtaaaaggaaaaaagaaatttAATTGTCTGTCTATAATGCGGTCATTTTCTGTCTCTGCATTTACATCCTTCTATTAGGTGAATTACAAAGAAAACTTCACAATTTATACTTTCATATACTGTGTCAGGTCCAAACTCGAGCTGATATTTACAGTGACAAACATGAACTACATTATAAAAAGATAAAAGTAAATTCAGATCTTACCACCAGGAATGAAGAGAAGAAATCCAGGAACAAAGAAGATTGCACTTGAAACACctgggaaaaaaattattaatacatttgttgCATGGTTCTAGAAGACAAAATGAGCATGCAACCAATAGGTGATTTACTGAATGAGATGTATGCCAGAGCATATCTGTAGAGTCACATGTTGCGCAAGTTTATTACCCTTTTATCAGTGTTTACAATCAATGCCAATGTAACAGGTCTTACCTGCATGTGGGTTTAACTGTATGACAATGCCTGTAAAGATCAAAGCTGATAGGGGAGAGAGATGGGGAAGAGATAACACATTTACTGAGCAGCTGACAATCACACTTGAATTTATCCTCTGTGCTCAAGATGAGAGTTGACAGCAGTATAAACAAAAGCACCATCATGAAGATTCAGACACAAACAGTCCACAACACCTTCCACCCCATTAGGAGATCTGTTGATCTTATTGTGATAAAGAAACAAAATCGCAAAGGTATGAAAGTCTCACCAACTCCAGTGATTAAGAGGAGGAATGAGGCAAGAACAACTCGTCTGTTCTTCTTCACTAGTGGGTGAGATGTCCACCTGGGAATAACCAACACAGATCAAAGAATAAGGGCAGGAAAAGAATATCACACACTAACTACATTTATGAACAGGATCACAGTGAAGTCTGTAAAAAATCAATCTGAtagaaaaacatacaaataaaggTTTTTCAGTAATAACCAACTAATTGTGCATATGTACTCCGATATAGTTCTTGGACTAATTTTCCCTCTGAAGTTGTTTGGAAacatcctcatttggaaaaacCATTCAGAAGTTAAATATGCATGTGCGTTTCTAATTATACAAACGTTTTCTTGTAGTGGTAATTATATGAAATAGTAGAAGTCTACGGTTTGtagtagaggtcgactgatagtggattttgctgatatgataactaaggtggtgggaaaggcagataaccgattaatcggccgacagtttttaaaactgatttatagaatgtcaaaaaaaaatggtgttctttccttactatgacgagcacagacaaagagtcctaaatttATAAAAACCCATATGTAGTTtactgttcaaccaaaatcccaaaaataacagaagaaatgaagatttggtgcataacatgggacttttaagtataaacaagcccaaaacacaccaggCAACTATCACTATAGGTTTTTGCCAataacaatagttccaaaaatgctactttggcaccaattaatcggtgaAACCAATTTATCAGTCTACTTCTAGTTTGTAGGGATGCGTTTGCAATATCCTGTTAACGGTGAGGGTCCACAAATGGTTATTCGTTATTTTCCAGGAGGGGGGACACGGAATTAAGAACGtttattgcaatgaatatgcaccaaacactactcaaaatagcagaGAATAAAGTCCAC is a window of Myxocyprinus asiaticus isolate MX2 ecotype Aquarium Trade chromosome 8, UBuf_Myxa_2, whole genome shotgun sequence DNA encoding:
- the LOC127445446 gene encoding interferon regulatory factor 2-like isoform X1; the encoded protein is MPVDRMRMRPWLEQQIESGLIQGLHWVNKEKKIFQIPWMHAARHGWDLEKDAPLFKNWAIHTGKYCPGIDKPDPKTWKANFRCAMNSLTDIEEVKDKSMKRGNNAFRMYRILSVSEKAVKKGRKKMDLEQRVIRVFQKRKANTPRKLKMMKQSGQEEINKETLPDSTVLFAEQENVPKSKSLERKEAVGELPEVCAVVEVATESNEPAVSSSKVSYPIQDSHVSYHSESDSESTYSDEDLVQLPQDLSLNASQRSSCGSVLRIPPSAQSSFITSGKTNLRVTSCREDSPLIAYNTAPWFPLLLGFQNVTDVQLSTPAPTPELTSSPTSRANIIAKAMDLSVSSRKAL